The proteins below are encoded in one region of Pseudomonas sp. SCB32:
- a CDS encoding di-heme oxidoredictase family protein: MLHRRAALRLVPLLCALTLAACKPETSRHAVSEPGEALSGGAATVGQSDRNAYSMPSANLTPSRRLDFSVGNSFFRNPWVIAPSTTTARDGLGPLFNTNACQNCHIKDGRGHPPELNDINAVSMLVRLSIPAGLEDARTLKRLGVVPEPVYGGQLQDSAIPGVAPEGKVRVDYQPMPVTFKDGTVIELRRPTLRISNLGYGPMQANTLFSARIAPPMIGLGLLESIREEDILANVDPDDRNGDGIRGRANLVWDDARHETVLGRFGWKAGQPNIPQQNAHAFSSDMGLTSDLLPADDCTETQVDCRNAIDGGKPEVSQHLFDLVAFYARNLAVPARRKVDDPQVLTGKGLFFDSGCTSCHTPKFTTGPNAAEPELANQVIRPYSDLLLHDMGDGLADNRPEFLASGRDWRTPPLWGIGLTETVNGHTQFLHDGRARNLLEAVLWHGGEAEAAKQRVLTFDAEQRNALLAFLNSL, translated from the coding sequence ATGCTCCACCGCCGCGCCGCCCTGCGACTCGTACCGTTGCTCTGTGCCCTCACCCTTGCCGCCTGCAAGCCGGAGACCTCCCGGCACGCCGTGAGCGAGCCCGGCGAAGCGCTTTCCGGCGGTGCCGCCACGGTCGGCCAGAGCGACCGCAACGCCTACTCCATGCCCTCGGCCAACCTCACACCGAGCCGCCGCCTGGACTTCAGCGTGGGCAACAGCTTCTTCCGCAACCCCTGGGTGATCGCCCCGTCCACCACCACCGCGCGCGATGGCCTGGGCCCGTTGTTCAACACCAACGCCTGCCAGAACTGCCACATCAAGGACGGCCGCGGCCACCCGCCGGAACTCAACGACATCAACGCCGTCTCAATGCTGGTGCGCCTGTCGATCCCGGCCGGCCTGGAGGATGCACGCACCCTCAAGCGCCTGGGCGTGGTGCCCGAGCCGGTATACGGCGGCCAACTGCAGGACTCGGCGATCCCGGGCGTGGCGCCCGAAGGCAAGGTGCGGGTGGATTACCAGCCGATGCCGGTAACCTTCAAGGACGGCACGGTGATCGAGCTGCGCAGGCCGACCCTGCGGATCAGCAACCTCGGCTATGGCCCGATGCAGGCCAACACCCTGTTCTCCGCACGCATCGCCCCGCCGATGATCGGCCTGGGCCTGCTGGAGTCGATCCGCGAGGAAGACATCCTCGCCAACGTCGATCCGGACGACCGCAACGGCGACGGCATCCGTGGCCGGGCCAACCTGGTCTGGGACGATGCGCGTCATGAAACCGTGCTCGGCCGTTTCGGCTGGAAGGCCGGGCAGCCCAACATCCCCCAGCAGAACGCCCATGCCTTCTCCAGCGACATGGGCCTGACCAGCGACCTGCTGCCCGCCGACGACTGCACCGAAACCCAGGTCGACTGCCGCAATGCCATCGACGGCGGCAAGCCGGAAGTCAGCCAGCACCTCTTCGACCTGGTCGCCTTCTACGCCCGCAACCTCGCGGTACCGGCACGACGCAAGGTCGACGACCCGCAGGTGCTCACCGGAAAGGGACTGTTCTTCGACAGCGGCTGCACCAGCTGCCACACCCCGAAATTCACCACCGGGCCGAATGCCGCCGAGCCGGAACTGGCCAACCAGGTCATCCGCCCCTACAGCGACCTGCTGCTGCATGACATGGGTGATGGACTCGCGGACAATCGCCCGGAATTTCTCGCCAGCGGACGCGATTGGCGCACCCCGCCGCTGTGGGGCATCGGCCTGACCGAGACGGTCAACGGCCATACCCAGTTCCTCCACGACGGCCGCGCCCGCAACCTGCTGGAAGCCGTGCTCTGGCACGGCGGCGAAGCCGAAGCGGCCAAGCAGCGCGTACTGACTTTCGACGCCGAGCAGCGCAATGCCCTGCTGGCGTTCCTGAATTCACTCTAA
- a CDS encoding imelysin family protein, with protein MFRPRLLITSLAIALGACSPTDPQATTSATLAQQVILPTYSRWVDADRALAASALAYCQGNEDLAKARADYMAAQKAWAELQPLLVGPLAEGNRAWQVQFWPDKKNLVARQVEQLLGSGNPITPATLDKSSVVVQGLTAYEYILFDARIDLANAETKARYCPLLEAIGAHQQALAEGILAQWKQDGGVLTQLSKFPNDRYADAHEAIAELLRVQVTALDMLKKKLGTPLGRQSKGIPQPFQAEGWRSDTSLASLDAGLTGAQALWNGTDNKGLRALLPAEQKELASKIDAAYADTHGKLKAINKPLSELLKDEAGIQQLNALYDSLNAVHRLHESDLAKALGVQLGFNANDGD; from the coding sequence ATGTTCCGCCCCCGCCTACTGATCACCAGCCTCGCCATCGCCCTGGGCGCCTGCTCGCCCACCGACCCGCAGGCCACCACCAGCGCCACGCTGGCCCAGCAGGTGATCCTGCCGACCTACAGCCGCTGGGTGGACGCCGACCGCGCCCTGGCCGCCAGCGCCCTGGCCTACTGCCAGGGCAACGAGGACCTGGCCAAGGCCCGCGCCGACTACATGGCCGCGCAGAAGGCCTGGGCCGAGCTGCAGCCGCTGCTGGTCGGCCCGCTGGCCGAAGGCAACCGCGCCTGGCAGGTACAGTTCTGGCCGGACAAGAAGAACCTGGTCGCCCGTCAGGTCGAGCAGCTGCTGGGCAGCGGCAACCCGATCACCCCGGCGACCCTGGACAAGTCCAGCGTCGTGGTCCAGGGCCTGACCGCCTACGAATACATTCTCTTCGACGCCAGGATCGACCTGGCCAACGCCGAGACCAAGGCACGCTACTGCCCGCTGCTGGAAGCCATCGGCGCGCACCAGCAGGCCCTGGCGGAAGGCATCCTGGCGCAGTGGAAGCAGGACGGCGGCGTGCTCACCCAGCTCTCCAAGTTCCCCAACGACCGTTACGCCGATGCCCATGAGGCCATCGCCGAGCTGCTGCGCGTACAGGTCACCGCGCTGGACATGCTGAAGAAGAAACTCGGCACCCCGCTGGGCCGCCAGAGCAAGGGCATCCCGCAGCCGTTCCAGGCCGAGGGCTGGCGCAGCGATACCTCGCTGGCGAGCCTCGACGCCGGCCTGACCGGTGCCCAGGCACTGTGGAACGGCACCGACAATAAAGGTCTGCGCGCCCTGCTGCCGGCCGAGCAGAAGGAGCTGGCCAGCAAGATCGACGCCGCCTATGCCGACACCCACGGCAAGCTGAAGGCCATCAATAAGCCGCTGAGCGAACTGCTCAAGGACGAGGCCGGCATCCAGCAGCTGAACGCGCTGTACGACAGCCTCAATGCCGTCCACCGTCTCCACGAGAGCGATCTGGCGAAGGCGCTGGGCGTGCAGCTGGGCTTCAACGCCAACGACGGCGATTGA
- a CDS encoding DUF1513 domain-containing protein, giving the protein MLRRHVLGLGSLLLGALTFGGWTLSRKGKEPLLLSARDDADGKHYAVGYRLDGSRVFATQVGLRCHDIVQHPSLPVALFVARRPGRQSYLIHLDDGRLLQTLDSQQDRHFYGHGVWHKDGEWLYATENDTTDPGRGMLGAYRFDGDRLSHTGEISTHGLGPHQVSWLPDGETLVVANGGIRTEAESRVEMNLDAMEPSLVLMQRDGSLISKETLAQQMNSVRHLAIAADGTIVAGQQYMGDSHDHADLLAIKRPGQPFQPFPLADEQRLAMTQYTASVAIHSDLRLVALTAPRGNRFFIWDLDTGAVRLDAPLPDCAGVGAVKDGFVVTSGQGRCRFYDCRGERIAAAPLELPPAFWDNHLHLA; this is encoded by the coding sequence ATGTTGCGACGTCACGTACTCGGCCTGGGCAGCCTGCTGCTCGGCGCCCTGACTTTCGGCGGCTGGACGCTGTCGCGCAAGGGCAAGGAGCCCCTGCTGCTGTCCGCCCGTGACGACGCGGATGGCAAGCACTACGCCGTGGGCTATCGCCTGGATGGCAGCCGCGTGTTCGCCACGCAGGTAGGCCTGCGCTGCCACGACATCGTCCAGCACCCCAGCCTGCCCGTGGCGCTGTTCGTCGCCCGCCGTCCCGGCCGGCAGAGCTACCTGATCCACCTGGACGACGGGCGCCTGCTGCAGACCCTGGATTCGCAGCAGGACCGCCACTTCTACGGCCACGGCGTGTGGCACAAGGACGGCGAGTGGCTCTACGCCACCGAGAACGACACCACCGATCCGGGCCGCGGCATGCTCGGCGCCTACCGCTTCGACGGCGACAGGCTCAGCCACACCGGCGAGATTTCCACCCACGGCCTCGGCCCGCATCAGGTGTCCTGGTTGCCGGACGGCGAAACCCTGGTGGTGGCCAACGGCGGCATTCGCACCGAGGCCGAAAGCCGCGTGGAGATGAACCTCGACGCCATGGAGCCGAGCCTGGTGCTGATGCAGCGCGACGGTTCGCTGATCTCCAAGGAAACCCTGGCGCAGCAGATGAACAGCGTGCGCCACCTGGCCATCGCCGCCGACGGCACCATAGTCGCCGGCCAACAGTACATGGGCGACAGTCACGACCACGCCGACCTGCTCGCCATCAAGCGGCCCGGGCAACCGTTCCAGCCCTTCCCCCTGGCCGACGAGCAGCGGCTGGCGATGACCCAGTACACCGCCAGCGTCGCCATCCACAGCGACCTGCGCCTGGTGGCGCTGACCGCCCCGCGCGGTAATCGCTTCTTCATCTGGGACCTGGATACTGGCGCCGTGCGACTGGATGCGCCGCTGCCCGACTGTGCCGGCGTTGGCGCAGTGAAGGACGGTTTCGTCGTCACCTCCGGGCAGGGCCGCTGCCGCTTCTACGACTGCCGCGGCGAGCGCATCGCAGCCGCCCCGCTGGAGTTGCCGCCAGCGTTCTGGGACAACCACCTGCACCTGGCCTGA
- a CDS encoding methyl-accepting chemotaxis protein: protein MSPNTSLRTQILSLLGGSLLLVLLIALACFHFLSGSVSAYQRLLDGPLQESQLVDQANVAFKIQVQEWKNVLLRGQQPSDLNKYWGQFEDQERAVQDVLQRLEQSAAADPQLKSQVSRLRDEHRQLGQAYRKGRDAYLAAGSDPRAGDAAVKGIDRAASEQMAALVSSLHSDAQQQSKAIADSASSTVVSGSLILLISGLALGLLSLWLVNRNLIGPIARLIEHIAQLSEGNFGERVDASRRDELGRLARAANTLRDFLADTFNRLKHSTSELDTASGELNAIATLMAEGTREQFSRTDQVATAMHEMSATAQEVARHASDAARAADDADQHAQQGGEVMQSTIVTITEMSSEIANTADVIRRLESDSGRIGKVLEVIRGIADQTNLLALNAAIEAARAGEAGRGFAVVADEVRTLAQRTAESTAEIHQIIDTVQTGSVNALRAIENGQTRSEQGVERVTQAGEVLRSITLAVEAIRDMNRQIATAAEEQTSVAEDISRNLTEITAIGATNEENVVRTQSASRHLHGLSGELAEVTHKLSA, encoded by the coding sequence ATGTCCCCCAACACATCCTTGCGTACCCAGATTCTTTCGCTGCTGGGCGGCAGCCTGCTGCTCGTCCTGCTGATCGCCCTCGCCTGCTTCCACTTCCTCTCCGGCAGCGTCAGCGCCTACCAGCGCCTGCTGGACGGCCCGTTGCAGGAGTCACAACTGGTCGACCAGGCCAACGTCGCCTTCAAGATCCAGGTGCAGGAATGGAAGAACGTCCTGCTGCGTGGCCAGCAACCGTCCGACCTGAACAAGTACTGGGGCCAGTTCGAGGACCAGGAGCGCGCCGTGCAGGACGTCCTCCAGCGCCTGGAGCAAAGCGCCGCCGCCGACCCGCAGCTCAAGTCCCAGGTGAGCCGCCTGCGCGACGAGCACCGCCAGCTCGGCCAGGCCTACCGCAAGGGTCGCGACGCCTACCTGGCCGCCGGTAGCGACCCGCGCGCCGGCGATGCCGCGGTGAAAGGCATCGACCGCGCCGCCAGCGAGCAGATGGCCGCCCTTGTGAGCAGCCTGCACAGCGATGCCCAGCAGCAGTCCAAGGCGATCGCCGACAGCGCCAGCAGCACCGTGGTCAGCGGCAGCCTGATCCTGCTGATCTCCGGCCTCGCCCTGGGCCTGCTCAGCCTGTGGCTGGTCAACCGCAACCTGATCGGCCCCATCGCCCGGCTGATCGAACACATCGCCCAGCTCAGCGAAGGCAACTTCGGCGAACGCGTCGACGCCAGCCGCCGCGACGAGCTCGGCCGACTGGCCCGCGCCGCCAACACGCTGCGCGACTTCCTCGCCGATACCTTCAACCGCCTCAAGCACAGCACCAGCGAGCTGGACACCGCCAGCGGCGAGCTGAACGCCATCGCCACCCTGATGGCCGAAGGCACCCGCGAGCAGTTCTCGCGTACCGACCAGGTGGCCACGGCGATGCACGAGATGTCCGCCACCGCCCAGGAAGTCGCCCGCCACGCCTCCGACGCCGCGCGCGCCGCCGACGATGCCGACCAGCACGCCCAGCAGGGCGGCGAAGTCATGCAGAGCACCATCGTCACTATCACCGAGATGAGCAGCGAGATCGCCAACACCGCCGACGTCATCCGCCGCCTGGAAAGCGACAGCGGGCGCATCGGCAAGGTGCTGGAAGTGATTCGCGGCATCGCCGACCAGACCAACCTGCTGGCGCTCAACGCCGCCATCGAAGCGGCCCGCGCAGGCGAAGCAGGTCGCGGCTTCGCCGTGGTCGCCGACGAAGTGCGCACCCTGGCCCAGCGCACCGCCGAGTCCACCGCCGAGATCCACCAGATCATCGACACCGTACAGACCGGCTCGGTGAACGCCCTGCGCGCCATCGAGAACGGCCAGACCCGCAGCGAACAGGGTGTGGAGCGCGTCACCCAGGCCGGCGAAGTGCTGCGCAGCATCACCCTGGCGGTGGAAGCGATCCGCGACATGAACCGCCAGATCGCCACCGCCGCCGAGGAGCAGACCTCGGTCGCCGAGGACATCTCGCGCAACCTCACCGAGATCACCGCCATCGGCGCCACCAACGAAGAAAACGTGGTGCGCACCCAGAGCGCCAGCCGCCACCTGCACGGCCTCTCCGGCGAGCTCGCCGAAGTCACCCACAAACTCAGCGCCTGA
- a CDS encoding efflux RND transporter periplasmic adaptor subunit: MLRRMLIMLVVVAVIIAVLAGSKYLSIQKQIAMFSAPRPPVSVTATDAVQRNWQSRLPAIGTLRAVQGVTVTAEVSGIVRSILFVSGDKVKRDQPILQMDDDVEQATLRSAEADLGLAKVEYERGRNLIDRQAISRSDYDRLAAQLNRSTATVAQLRAALAKKRILAPFDGTAGIRRVDVGDYVSPGTEIVTLQDLSKLLIDFFLPEQDFPLLKTGQTVSVRVAAYPGQTFEARIEAISPRVDNETRNLLVRASMVNPEGKLLPGMFANLEVQLPDSAPRIVVPETAVAFTLYGNSVYVVGPQKDKDGKSKSDDKGQPVLAVERRFVKTGERREGSVVILDGLKAGEQVVTSGQLKLDSGTAVAIVPDAQ, from the coding sequence ATGTTGCGCCGCATGCTGATCATGCTGGTCGTGGTTGCCGTCATCATTGCGGTGCTCGCCGGCTCGAAATACCTCTCCATCCAGAAACAGATCGCCATGTTCTCGGCGCCACGCCCGCCGGTCAGCGTTACCGCGACCGACGCGGTGCAGCGCAACTGGCAGAGCCGCCTGCCGGCCATCGGCACCCTGCGCGCCGTGCAAGGCGTGACCGTGACCGCCGAGGTCTCGGGCATCGTGCGCAGCATCCTTTTCGTCTCCGGCGACAAGGTGAAGCGGGACCAGCCCATCCTGCAGATGGATGACGACGTCGAGCAGGCTACCCTGCGCAGCGCCGAGGCGGACCTGGGTCTTGCCAAGGTTGAATACGAGCGCGGCCGCAACCTGATCGACCGCCAGGCCATCTCCCGCAGCGACTATGACCGCCTCGCCGCCCAGTTGAACCGCTCCACCGCCACCGTGGCGCAGTTGCGCGCGGCACTGGCGAAGAAGCGCATCCTCGCGCCCTTCGATGGCACCGCGGGCATCCGCCGGGTGGACGTTGGCGACTATGTTTCACCAGGTACCGAGATCGTCACCCTGCAGGACCTGTCCAAACTGCTGATCGACTTCTTCCTGCCGGAACAGGACTTCCCCCTGCTCAAGACCGGCCAGACCGTCAGCGTGCGGGTCGCGGCCTATCCGGGGCAAACCTTCGAAGCGCGCATCGAGGCGATCAGCCCACGAGTGGACAACGAGACGCGCAACCTGCTGGTCCGCGCCAGCATGGTCAACCCCGAAGGCAAGCTGCTGCCGGGCATGTTCGCCAACCTGGAAGTGCAGTTGCCCGACAGCGCGCCGCGCATCGTGGTCCCGGAAACCGCCGTGGCCTTCACCCTCTACGGCAACTCGGTGTACGTGGTCGGCCCGCAGAAGGACAAGGACGGCAAGTCCAAGAGCGACGACAAGGGCCAGCCCGTCCTCGCCGTGGAGCGCCGCTTCGTCAAGACCGGCGAGCGCCGCGAAGGCAGCGTGGTGATCCTCGATGGCCTCAAGGCCGGCGAGCAGGTCGTCACCTCCGGCCAGCTCAAGCTCGACAGCGGCACGGCAGTAGCGATCGTTCCGGACGCGCAGTAA
- a CDS encoding multidrug efflux RND transporter permease subunit, with translation MGFTDPFIRRPVLATVVSLLIVLLGMQAFSRLVIREYPQMENALITVTTFYAGANAETIQGYITQPLQQSLASAEGIDYMTSVSRQNYSVISIYAHIGANTDRLVTELLSKIGEVKTQLPPDAEDPVLDKEAADASALMYISFFSEQMNNPQITDYLSRVIQPKLATLPGISEAEILGNQVFAMRLWLDPVKMAAYGITAGDIDSAVRQYNFLSAAGEVKGEMVVTSVNASTDLKSPEAFAAIPLRTQGDRRVLMGDVARIELGAASYDSVSSFNGIPSVYIGIKGTPSSNPLDVIKEVRAKMPELEEQLPPSLKVTIAYDATRFIQASIDEVVKTLGEAILIVIVVVFLFLGAFRSVIIPVVTIPLSMIGVLFFMQMMGYSINLLTLLAMVLAIGLVVDDAIVVVENIHRHIEEGKTPFQGAIEGAREIAVPVVTMTITLAAVYAPIGFLSGLTGALFKEFAFTLAGAVIISGIVALTLSPMMCSRLLRHDENPSGLAHRLDLIFEALKQRYQRTLHATLNSRPVVLVFAALVLAIIPLLMMFTHKELAPEEDQGIVFIMSNAPQTANLDYLSRYTAEFEEIFRKFPEYYSAFQINGYNGVQTGIGGMLLKPWDERQRSQMELLHAVQAELDKIPGVQIFGFNLPSLPGTGEGLPFQFVINTASDYQSLLQVVERVKKRAEESGKFAFLDLDLAFDKPELAVDIDRAKAAQMGVTMQDLGVALGALLGEGEINRFTIDGRSYKVIAQVERAYRDNPGWLSNYYVKSQSGQLISLSTLVTFHEQARPRQLNQFQQLNSAIISGMPMVSMGEAIDTVRSIAEEESPRGFSFDYAGASRQFVQEGNALMVTFALALAVIFLVLAAQFESFRDPLVIMVTVPLSICGALVPLFLGLSSLNIYTQVGLVTLIGLISKHGILIVEFANQLRHERGLSVREAVEEAAAIRLRPVLMTTAAMVLGVIPLLLATGAGAVSRFDIGIVIATGMSVGTLFTLFVLPCVYTLLAKEEPKPVGDGSPASAH, from the coding sequence ATGGGCTTCACCGATCCCTTTATCCGTCGCCCCGTGCTGGCGACCGTGGTCAGCCTGCTGATCGTCCTGCTCGGCATGCAGGCGTTCAGCCGGCTGGTGATCCGCGAATATCCGCAGATGGAAAACGCGCTGATCACCGTCACCACCTTCTATGCCGGCGCCAACGCCGAGACCATCCAGGGCTACATCACCCAGCCGCTGCAGCAGAGCCTCGCCAGCGCCGAAGGCATCGACTACATGACCTCGGTGAGCCGGCAGAACTACTCGGTGATCTCGATCTACGCGCACATCGGTGCCAACACCGATCGCCTGGTGACCGAGCTTCTGTCGAAGATCGGCGAGGTGAAGACCCAGTTGCCGCCCGACGCCGAGGACCCGGTGCTGGACAAGGAGGCCGCCGACGCCTCGGCGCTGATGTACATAAGCTTCTTCAGCGAGCAGATGAACAACCCGCAGATCACCGACTACCTGTCACGGGTGATCCAGCCCAAGCTCGCCACCCTGCCGGGCATCTCCGAGGCCGAGATCCTCGGCAACCAGGTGTTCGCCATGCGCCTGTGGCTGGACCCGGTGAAGATGGCCGCCTACGGCATCACCGCCGGCGACATCGACAGCGCGGTGCGCCAGTACAACTTCCTCTCCGCCGCCGGTGAGGTGAAGGGCGAGATGGTGGTCACTTCGGTGAACGCCTCCACCGACCTGAAATCCCCGGAAGCCTTCGCTGCCATCCCGCTCAGGACCCAGGGTGATCGCCGCGTGCTGATGGGCGACGTGGCGCGCATCGAACTGGGCGCGGCGAGCTACGACTCGGTCAGCTCGTTCAACGGCATCCCCTCGGTATACATCGGCATCAAGGGCACGCCCAGCTCCAACCCGCTGGACGTGATCAAGGAAGTCCGTGCCAAGATGCCGGAGCTGGAAGAACAGTTGCCGCCGAGCCTGAAGGTGACCATCGCCTACGACGCCACGCGCTTCATCCAGGCCTCCATCGACGAGGTGGTGAAGACCCTGGGCGAGGCGATCCTGATCGTCATCGTGGTGGTCTTCCTGTTCCTCGGCGCGTTCCGCTCGGTGATCATCCCGGTGGTGACCATCCCGCTGTCGATGATCGGCGTGCTGTTCTTCATGCAAATGATGGGCTACTCGATCAACCTGCTGACCCTGCTGGCGATGGTGCTCGCCATCGGCCTGGTGGTGGACGACGCCATCGTGGTGGTGGAGAACATCCACCGCCACATCGAAGAGGGCAAGACGCCGTTCCAGGGCGCCATCGAGGGCGCGCGGGAAATCGCCGTGCCGGTGGTGACCATGACCATCACCCTGGCCGCCGTGTACGCGCCCATCGGCTTCCTCAGCGGCCTGACCGGCGCGCTGTTCAAGGAGTTCGCCTTCACCCTGGCCGGTGCGGTGATCATCTCCGGCATCGTCGCGCTGACGCTGTCGCCGATGATGTGCTCGCGCCTGTTGCGACACGACGAGAACCCCAGCGGCCTCGCCCATCGCCTGGACCTGATCTTCGAGGCGCTGAAGCAGCGCTACCAACGCACCCTGCACGCCACCCTGAACAGCCGGCCGGTGGTGCTGGTGTTCGCCGCGCTGGTGCTGGCGATCATCCCGCTACTGATGATGTTCACCCACAAGGAACTGGCGCCGGAGGAAGACCAGGGCATCGTCTTCATCATGTCCAACGCGCCGCAGACCGCGAACCTGGACTACCTGTCCAGGTACACGGCCGAGTTCGAGGAGATCTTCCGCAAGTTCCCCGAGTACTACTCCGCGTTCCAGATCAACGGCTACAACGGCGTGCAGACCGGCATCGGCGGCATGCTGCTCAAGCCCTGGGACGAGCGCCAGCGCAGCCAGATGGAGCTGCTGCATGCCGTGCAGGCGGAGCTGGACAAGATCCCCGGCGTGCAGATCTTCGGCTTCAACCTGCCGTCGCTGCCGGGCACCGGCGAGGGCCTGCCGTTCCAGTTCGTGATCAACACCGCCAGCGACTACCAGTCACTGCTGCAGGTGGTCGAGCGGGTGAAGAAGCGCGCCGAGGAGTCGGGCAAGTTCGCCTTCCTCGACCTCGACCTGGCCTTCGACAAACCTGAACTGGCGGTCGATATCGACCGCGCCAAGGCCGCTCAGATGGGCGTGACCATGCAGGACCTGGGCGTCGCCCTCGGCGCGCTGCTGGGCGAAGGCGAGATCAACCGCTTCACCATCGACGGGCGCAGCTACAAGGTGATCGCCCAGGTCGAGCGCGCCTACCGCGACAATCCGGGCTGGCTGAGCAATTACTACGTGAAGAGCCAGAGCGGCCAGCTGATTTCCCTGTCGACCCTGGTGACCTTCCACGAGCAGGCGCGGCCGCGCCAGCTCAACCAGTTCCAGCAGCTCAACTCGGCGATCATCTCCGGCATGCCGATGGTCAGCATGGGCGAGGCGATCGACACCGTGCGCAGCATCGCCGAGGAAGAATCGCCGCGTGGCTTCTCCTTCGACTATGCCGGCGCCTCGCGGCAGTTCGTGCAGGAAGGCAACGCGCTGATGGTCACTTTCGCCCTGGCGCTGGCGGTGATCTTCCTGGTGTTGGCGGCGCAGTTCGAGAGCTTCCGCGACCCGCTGGTGATCATGGTCACCGTGCCGCTGTCGATCTGCGGCGCGCTGGTGCCGCTGTTCCTCGGCCTGTCGAGCCTGAACATCTACACCCAGGTGGGGCTGGTGACGCTGATCGGGTTGATCAGCAAGCACGGCATCCTCATCGTCGAGTTCGCCAACCAGCTGCGCCATGAGCGCGGGCTGTCGGTGCGCGAGGCGGTGGAGGAAGCCGCCGCCATTCGCCTGCGCCCGGTGCTGATGACCACCGCCGCCATGGTGCTGGGCGTGATCCCGCTGCTGCTCGCCACCGGCGCCGGCGCGGTGAGCCGCTTCGACATCGGCATCGTGATCGCCACCGGCATGAGCGTGGGCACCCTCTTCACCCTGTTCGTGCTGCCGTGCGTGTACACGCTGCTGGCGAAGGAGGAGCCGAAGCCCGTTGGCGACGGCTCGCCAGCTTCGGCGCACTGA
- the hemH gene encoding ferrochelatase yields MTQNALLLVNLGSPASTQVEDVRRYLDQFLMDPYVIDLPWPIRRLLVSLVLRKRPEESAHAYASIWWDEGSPLIVLSRRLQEAIRPYWPHGPVELGMRYGEPSIESALLRLSEQGVTQVTFAPLYPQFADSTTTTAIEEARRVMRERGLKFELKVLPPFYAEAEYRQALVDSVKPYLEQPYDHLLLSFHGLPESHIRKLVKDSRHDLTATSSRGMSDEVMAVCYRSQCLRTAEDFAAGAGLADGAWSVSFQSRLGRNKWIEPYTEAQLEQLGKQGVKRLLVMCPAFVADCIETLEEIGQRGSEQFQAAGGEEMVLVPCLNDQALWAKALAKLCERLPSAI; encoded by the coding sequence ATGACCCAAAACGCCCTCCTGCTGGTCAACCTGGGCTCGCCGGCTTCCACCCAGGTCGAGGACGTCCGCCGTTACCTCGATCAGTTCCTCATGGACCCCTATGTGATCGACCTGCCGTGGCCGATCCGTCGCCTGCTGGTATCGCTGGTCCTGCGCAAGCGCCCCGAGGAATCGGCCCATGCCTACGCGTCGATCTGGTGGGATGAGGGTTCGCCGCTGATCGTCCTCAGCCGCCGCCTGCAGGAGGCGATCCGCCCCTACTGGCCGCATGGTCCGGTGGAACTGGGCATGCGCTATGGCGAACCGTCCATCGAGTCGGCCCTGCTGCGCCTGAGCGAGCAGGGCGTCACCCAGGTGACTTTCGCGCCGCTGTACCCGCAGTTCGCCGACAGCACCACCACTACCGCCATCGAGGAAGCGCGCCGGGTCATGCGCGAGCGCGGCCTGAAGTTCGAGTTGAAGGTGCTGCCGCCGTTCTACGCCGAGGCGGAGTACCGCCAGGCGCTGGTGGACAGCGTGAAGCCGTATCTGGAACAACCCTATGACCACTTGCTGCTGAGCTTCCACGGTCTGCCCGAGTCGCACATCCGCAAGTTGGTGAAGGACAGCCGCCACGATCTCACCGCGACGTCCAGCCGGGGCATGAGCGATGAGGTGATGGCGGTCTGTTACCGCAGCCAGTGCCTGCGTACGGCGGAGGATTTCGCCGCGGGCGCGGGGCTCGCGGACGGCGCCTGGTCGGTGTCCTTCCAGTCGCGCCTGGGCCGCAACAAGTGGATCGAACCCTACACCGAGGCGCAGCTGGAGCAGCTCGGCAAGCAGGGCGTGAAGCGCCTGCTGGTGATGTGCCCGGCCTTCGTCGCCGACTGCATCGAGACGCTGGAGGAAATCGGCCAGCGCGGCAGCGAACAGTTCCAGGCGGCGGGCGGTGAAGAGATGGTGCTGGTGCCCTGCCTGAACGATCAGGCGCTGTGGGCAAAGGCGCTGGCGAAACTGTGCGAGCGGCTGCCTTCCGCGATTTGA